One window from the genome of Thermaerobacter marianensis DSM 12885 encodes:
- a CDS encoding AbrB/MazE/SpoVT family DNA-binding domain-containing protein has translation MKGGGESRVAVVKVLPKGQITLPKTVREQLRIAEGDHLLLEIVHDRELRLRVLPKRTTLKEVGHLVRARRLLDEEAVRQAIKEGRQGAGHHRAVTDDRCLSKA, from the coding sequence TTGAAAGGGGGAGGTGAGTCTCGGGTGGCCGTGGTCAAAGTGTTGCCAAAGGGGCAGATCACGCTTCCAAAGACCGTCCGGGAGCAGCTGCGCATTGCCGAGGGGGACCACCTTCTCCTTGAGATCGTGCACGACCGGGAGCTGCGGCTCCGCGTGCTTCCCAAGCGCACCACCCTCAAGGAGGTCGGGCATCTCGTTCGAGCGCGGCGGCTGCTTGACGAAGAAGCGGTCCGCCAGGCGATCAAGGAGGGGCGGCAGGGGGCCGGCCATCATCGGGCTGTAACC
- a CDS encoding HAD family hydrolase, producing MAAEPQAKSAPAAGRAGGPQILQGPGGSRILQGPGGPIEAVLFDLDGTLLELDMDRFLPVYLQRLAAWVADLFDPEDFLRQLIRATTAVMQNRDRSRTNHELLYEVLWAGLDPARHPGARREQRQAALARFDRFYREQFPQLQFMARRRPEAAAVVDAARARGWKVVLATNPIFPWLAIAERLRWAGLEPDRFDLVTVLENMHSCKPQPDYYLEIAGRIGVEPGRCLMVGNDLRDDIAPARVAGMAVYVVEGMVLHEGEPGAAGAPRGTLGHLLQQFGKSGGTGNIFANQATLHGNNAALQ from the coding sequence GTGGCGGCCGAGCCCCAGGCCAAGTCCGCGCCGGCCGCCGGCCGGGCCGGCGGGCCGCAGATCCTCCAGGGCCCCGGCGGCTCGCGGATCCTCCAGGGCCCCGGCGGCCCGATCGAGGCCGTGCTCTTCGACCTGGACGGCACCCTGCTGGAGCTGGACATGGACCGGTTCCTGCCCGTGTACCTGCAGCGGCTGGCGGCCTGGGTGGCGGACCTGTTCGACCCGGAAGACTTCCTGCGCCAGCTGATCCGGGCCACCACGGCCGTGATGCAGAACCGCGACCGCTCACGCACCAACCACGAGCTGCTCTACGAGGTGCTGTGGGCGGGGCTCGATCCGGCACGGCACCCCGGCGCGCGCCGCGAGCAGCGGCAGGCGGCCCTGGCGCGGTTCGACCGGTTCTACCGCGAGCAGTTCCCCCAGCTGCAGTTCATGGCCCGGCGGCGGCCGGAGGCGGCAGCGGTGGTCGACGCGGCCCGTGCCCGGGGATGGAAGGTGGTGCTGGCGACGAACCCCATCTTCCCCTGGCTGGCCATCGCGGAGCGCCTGCGCTGGGCCGGACTCGAACCGGACCGGTTCGACCTGGTCACGGTGCTGGAGAACATGCACAGCTGCAAGCCCCAGCCGGACTACTATCTGGAGATCGCCGGTCGCATCGGGGTCGAACCCGGCCGCTGCCTGATGGTGGGCAACGACCTGCGGGACGACATCGCCCCGGCGCGGGTCGCGGGCATGGCGGTGTACGTGGTCGAGGGGATGGTGCTGCACGAGGGCGAGCCGGGGGCGGCGGGCGCGCCCCGCGGCACCCTGGGTCATTTGCTTCAACAGTTTGGCAAATCCGGCGGGACCGGTAACATTTTTGCAAACCAAGCGACCTTGCACGGCAACAACGCCGCACTACAGTAG
- a CDS encoding cytochrome ubiquinol oxidase subunit I: MDSLLAARLQMAISLGFHMIFASLAVGMPLLMLIAEGLYLRRRDPRYLELARTWAKVTAITFAIGAVSGTALSFELGLLWPAFMELAGPATGAAFTLEGFAFFTEAIFLGLYLYGWNRLSPRAHWLTGIPVAISSAASSVLVVAANAWMQNPVGVETLLKEPHRFDPVAALFGNPAWPVMAVHSTLACYAATAFMVAAVYAWAALRGHRDPMRRSALRIALAVGTVAALLMPITGDASAKFVARNQPVKLAAMEAQFGTEAGAPLRIGGLPDPETRQVPFAVEIPGMLSWLAYGDTRAVVQGLDRVPRDLWPNVPVTHIAFQVMVIAGVLMVLVSAWYWWAVWRRRGTGQNVLDDGRLMRALVAAGPLGIVALEAGWIVTEVGRQPWIIRGVMRTAETVTPAPGVVTTLVAFTLLYVLLSITLVWLLRRIGHQPVPGVTAPAGSGGGPGAPLAEGAGPARGAGAEDGGARVPAE, encoded by the coding sequence GTGGATTCCCTTCTCGCCGCCCGCCTGCAGATGGCCATCTCGCTGGGGTTCCACATGATCTTCGCCTCCCTGGCCGTGGGCATGCCCTTGCTCATGCTCATCGCCGAGGGGCTGTACCTGCGGCGCCGGGACCCGCGCTACCTGGAGCTGGCCCGCACCTGGGCCAAGGTGACGGCCATCACCTTCGCCATCGGTGCCGTCAGCGGCACGGCCCTCTCCTTTGAGCTCGGCCTGCTCTGGCCGGCCTTCATGGAGCTGGCGGGACCGGCCACCGGGGCCGCCTTCACCCTGGAGGGTTTCGCCTTCTTCACCGAGGCCATCTTCCTCGGCCTGTACCTCTACGGGTGGAACCGGCTGTCGCCGCGGGCCCACTGGTTGACGGGCATCCCCGTCGCCATCAGCAGCGCCGCCTCCAGCGTGCTGGTGGTGGCGGCCAACGCCTGGATGCAGAACCCCGTGGGCGTCGAGACGCTCCTGAAGGAGCCGCACCGGTTCGACCCGGTGGCGGCGCTCTTCGGCAACCCGGCGTGGCCGGTGATGGCGGTGCACTCCACCCTGGCCTGCTACGCGGCCACGGCCTTCATGGTGGCGGCGGTGTACGCCTGGGCCGCACTGCGCGGGCACCGGGATCCCATGCGGCGCAGCGCCCTGCGCATCGCCCTGGCCGTGGGGACGGTGGCCGCCCTGCTGATGCCCATCACCGGCGACGCCAGTGCCAAGTTCGTCGCCCGCAACCAGCCCGTCAAGCTGGCGGCCATGGAAGCCCAGTTCGGGACGGAGGCGGGGGCGCCCCTGCGCATCGGCGGGCTGCCCGATCCGGAGACGCGCCAGGTTCCCTTCGCCGTGGAGATCCCCGGCATGCTGAGCTGGCTGGCTTACGGCGACACCCGGGCGGTGGTCCAGGGGCTCGATCGGGTGCCGCGGGACCTGTGGCCCAACGTGCCCGTGACCCACATCGCCTTCCAGGTGATGGTGATCGCCGGGGTGTTGATGGTCCTGGTGTCGGCCTGGTACTGGTGGGCGGTGTGGCGCCGGCGCGGCACCGGGCAGAACGTGCTGGACGACGGCCGGCTGATGCGCGCCCTGGTGGCGGCGGGGCCCCTGGGCATCGTGGCCCTGGAGGCGGGGTGGATCGTCACCGAGGTGGGGCGCCAGCCCTGGATCATCCGCGGGGTGATGCGGACGGCGGAGACGGTGACGCCGGCGCCCGGCGTGGTGACGACCCTGGTGGCCTTCACGCTGCTCTACGTGCTGCTGAGCATCACCCTGGTGTGGCTCTTGCGGCGCATCGGCCACCAGCCGGTGCCCGGCGTGACGGCGCCGGCGGGGTCGGGAGGCGGGCCGGGCGCGCCACTGGCCGAGGGGGCGGGGCCGGCGCGGGGGGCGGGCGCCGAGGATGGCGGCGCCAGGGTGCCGGCGGAGTAA
- a CDS encoding cytochrome d ubiquinol oxidase subunit II: MVAVPVMTGDPVPETVVAVVLMLALTAYAVLAGADFGGGVWDLLARGPRAEAQRQAIARAMGPVWEANHVWLIFALVLLFTAFPRAYSSLGVALFVPFHLVLAGIVLRGAAFVFRAPAATASGPQRAWASVFGAASTITPFLLGATLAAVSSGGIRVADDGAVTVNAVYAWFSPFSLLVGALTVALFAYLAAVYLAVETGGELQEDFRRRALGAGVAVAVLAAVLLPLAPRTAPHLWELVSARGRLLVATGAVLAILSGWLVWQRRFLLARVAAVAEVVVLLWGWALGQWPYLIYPDVTVFNAAAPDPILRFALWATPVGLLILIPSLWLLFAVFKGENPQAGEPAGALDPRPGRVVGALEPRPGRAAAAPERGRVAPAEAPDAGGAPRLTAAWWSRRLRSSRRLPDRP, from the coding sequence GTGGTGGCCGTGCCCGTGATGACGGGCGATCCCGTGCCGGAGACGGTGGTGGCGGTGGTCCTCATGCTGGCGCTGACGGCCTACGCCGTCCTGGCGGGGGCCGACTTCGGCGGCGGCGTGTGGGACCTGTTGGCGCGCGGGCCCCGGGCCGAGGCCCAGCGACAGGCCATCGCCCGGGCCATGGGGCCCGTGTGGGAAGCGAACCACGTGTGGCTGATCTTCGCCCTGGTGCTGCTGTTCACCGCCTTCCCGCGGGCCTACAGCAGCCTGGGGGTGGCCCTGTTCGTCCCCTTCCATCTGGTGCTGGCGGGGATCGTGCTGCGGGGCGCCGCCTTCGTCTTCCGGGCGCCGGCGGCCACGGCGTCGGGGCCGCAGCGGGCGTGGGCCAGCGTGTTCGGGGCGGCCAGCACCATCACGCCCTTCCTTTTGGGTGCCACCCTGGCGGCGGTGTCGTCGGGGGGCATCCGGGTGGCGGACGACGGCGCGGTGACCGTCAACGCCGTCTACGCCTGGTTCAGCCCCTTCTCGCTGCTGGTGGGAGCGCTGACGGTGGCGCTGTTCGCCTACCTGGCGGCCGTGTACCTGGCGGTCGAGACTGGCGGCGAGCTGCAGGAAGACTTCCGCCGCCGCGCCCTGGGGGCCGGCGTGGCGGTGGCGGTGCTGGCCGCGGTGCTGCTGCCCCTGGCCCCGCGCACGGCGCCCCACCTGTGGGAGCTGGTGTCGGCGCGGGGCCGGCTGCTGGTGGCGACGGGGGCGGTGCTCGCCATCCTGTCCGGGTGGCTGGTGTGGCAGCGCCGCTTCCTGCTGGCGCGGGTGGCGGCGGTGGCCGAGGTGGTGGTGCTGCTCTGGGGGTGGGCCCTGGGGCAGTGGCCGTACCTGATCTACCCCGACGTGACGGTGTTCAACGCGGCGGCGCCCGATCCCATCCTGCGCTTCGCCCTCTGGGCGACGCCGGTGGGCCTGCTGATCCTGATCCCGTCACTGTGGCTGCTCTTCGCCGTGTTCAAGGGGGAGAACCCGCAGGCGGGCGAGCCCGCGGGGGCGCTGGACCCGAGGCCGGGCCGGGTCGTGGGGGCGCTCGAACCGAGGCCGGGCCGGGCCGCCGCGGCGCCGGAGCGCGGGCGGGTTGCGCCCGCCGAGGCGCCTGACGCCGGCGGCGCGCCCCGCCTCACGGCTGCTTGGTGGTCGCGGCGGCTGCGTTCGTCCCGCCGGTTGCCGGACCGTCCTTGA
- a CDS encoding LCP family protein, whose amino-acid sequence MVRSGRPRRRRILRTLAWLAGLGALAAGLAVAYFAGYELTAPEQPVAPAPEPVSGGAPVPAAPVRPERVNILLLGIDARQEGAQTRSDTMILVSIDPSTRDVAMFSIPRDSRVQIPGHGLDKITHAHAFGGVELATRTVAENFGIPVHHWARIDMPGFLKLIDVLGPVEVDVPYDLRLDDGRFLEKGRHTMDSQLALAYLRERYNDPDGDFGRASRQQQFLIDVAKQLKAGMTLLDLPQTLAIINRYVETDMGLRDAVALARLAWGTNLDGIKRGMVKGRGIMLNGIYYYEVDWPATNQVLADLGIKDGPATGGTNAAAATTKQP is encoded by the coding sequence ATGGTTCGTTCTGGCAGACCGCGGCGACGCCGCATCCTGCGCACCCTGGCCTGGCTCGCCGGCCTCGGCGCCCTGGCCGCCGGCCTGGCGGTCGCCTACTTCGCCGGCTACGAACTCACCGCACCGGAGCAGCCGGTGGCGCCCGCGCCCGAGCCGGTGAGCGGCGGCGCTCCCGTGCCCGCGGCGCCGGTTCGTCCGGAGCGGGTGAACATCCTGCTGCTGGGGATCGACGCCCGCCAGGAAGGGGCCCAGACGCGGTCCGACACCATGATCCTGGTGTCCATCGACCCGTCCACCCGGGACGTGGCGATGTTCTCCATCCCCCGGGACAGCCGGGTCCAGATCCCCGGCCACGGCCTGGACAAGATCACCCACGCCCACGCTTTCGGCGGCGTGGAGCTGGCCACCCGCACCGTGGCGGAGAACTTCGGCATCCCCGTCCATCACTGGGCGCGCATCGACATGCCCGGGTTCTTGAAGCTCATCGACGTGCTGGGGCCGGTGGAGGTCGACGTGCCCTACGACCTTCGGCTCGACGACGGGCGGTTCCTGGAGAAGGGCCGCCATACCATGGACAGCCAGCTGGCTCTCGCCTACCTGCGGGAGCGCTACAACGACCCCGACGGCGACTTCGGCCGCGCCAGCCGCCAGCAGCAGTTCCTGATCGACGTGGCCAAGCAGCTCAAGGCCGGCATGACCCTTTTGGACTTGCCCCAGACCCTGGCCATCATCAACCGCTACGTGGAGACGGACATGGGCCTGCGGGACGCCGTCGCCCTGGCGCGCCTGGCCTGGGGGACGAACCTGGACGGCATCAAGCGGGGCATGGTCAAGGGCCGCGGGATCATGCTGAACGGGATCTACTACTACGAGGTCGACTGGCCCGCCACCAACCAGGTCCTGGCCGACCTGGGGATCAAGGACGGTCCGGCAACCGGCGGGACGAACGCAGCCGCCGCGACCACCAAGCAGCCGTGA
- a CDS encoding sensor domain-containing diguanylate cyclase encodes MRLDSGGTAPVGAGSVPSGTGTAGMNRPEAGWMAGVAAFLAALAAIHAVADWVEVWALAPLAPVLVARRWGWRAGGLAAAAALVTMAAVLAVMAEGPDGWRLWVAQMVVMAGLAAPAGWRRPAGKPARGRAAGDAAGATAPSGVGGDAAGDGAGHGTGPGGPGAARPAPVPEAAGPGPAASSGGGAGPVPAGSSGDGAALAASPGTPAGQPLDETELHVLYACTHALNKVTSVDDLIREFNNLLSARLGYPYLALLLVQPDGSLRLAAAPLYPEEVQGLVLAKGQGICSVVVETGQPVIVDDVTQDPRYYPGLKGARSQIAVPVLQNGKVVGVLNVESPHPAAFGRRDLRLLTAIADEVAVALERARLLERVEQQAITDPLTGLYNRTYLVERLREEGERAARYGRPLSLLFIDLDDLKVINDRLGHDAGDRVLVRVARVLREACRSVDFAARYGGDEFVVVLPETGPEGAMAVAARIQQRLAEQTSPLAAGLGASIGLAAYPAHARDWTELLRLADQAMYGAKRRGKGRVGWFGPPGQPGATAPVGEEGEP; translated from the coding sequence ATGAGGCTGGACAGTGGGGGGACGGCGCCCGTGGGGGCGGGTTCCGTTCCCTCCGGCACGGGAACCGCCGGGATGAACCGGCCGGAGGCCGGCTGGATGGCGGGGGTCGCCGCCTTCCTCGCGGCCCTGGCGGCGATCCACGCGGTGGCGGACTGGGTCGAGGTCTGGGCCCTGGCGCCGCTGGCCCCGGTCCTGGTGGCCCGGCGCTGGGGGTGGAGGGCGGGGGGCCTGGCAGCCGCCGCCGCCCTGGTGACCATGGCGGCGGTGCTGGCGGTGATGGCCGAGGGGCCGGACGGCTGGCGGCTGTGGGTGGCCCAGATGGTGGTCATGGCAGGGTTGGCGGCGCCGGCCGGCTGGCGCCGGCCGGCGGGCAAGCCGGCCCGCGGCCGGGCGGCGGGCGATGCGGCGGGCGCCACGGCTCCAAGCGGCGTGGGGGGCGATGCCGCAGGCGATGGGGCGGGTCACGGCACGGGCCCAGGGGGTCCCGGCGCGGCCCGGCCGGCGCCGGTCCCCGAAGCGGCCGGGCCCGGCCCGGCCGCTTCGTCCGGAGGCGGGGCCGGGCCCGTGCCGGCCGGTTCGTCCGGAGACGGGGCGGCCCTGGCGGCATCCCCCGGGACGCCCGCCGGCCAGCCGCTGGACGAAACGGAGCTGCACGTGCTCTACGCCTGCACCCACGCCCTGAACAAGGTGACCAGCGTCGACGATCTGATCCGGGAGTTCAACAACCTGCTGTCGGCCCGGCTGGGCTATCCCTACCTGGCGCTGTTGCTGGTCCAACCCGACGGGTCGCTCCGGCTGGCGGCGGCTCCCCTCTATCCCGAAGAGGTGCAGGGGCTCGTCCTCGCCAAGGGACAGGGGATCTGCAGCGTCGTGGTGGAGACCGGCCAGCCGGTGATCGTCGACGACGTCACCCAGGACCCGCGCTACTACCCCGGGCTGAAAGGGGCGCGGTCCCAGATCGCCGTCCCCGTGCTGCAGAACGGGAAGGTGGTCGGGGTCCTCAACGTGGAATCGCCCCACCCGGCCGCCTTCGGCCGCCGCGACCTGCGGCTGCTGACCGCCATTGCCGACGAGGTCGCAGTGGCCCTAGAACGGGCGCGGCTGCTCGAGCGGGTCGAACAACAGGCCATCACCGATCCCCTGACGGGCCTGTACAACCGCACCTACCTGGTGGAGCGGCTGCGGGAGGAGGGCGAGCGGGCCGCCCGTTACGGCCGGCCGCTGTCGTTGCTGTTCATCGACCTGGACGACCTGAAGGTGATCAACGACCGGCTGGGCCACGACGCCGGCGACCGGGTGCTGGTGCGGGTCGCCCGGGTGCTGCGGGAGGCCTGCCGCTCGGTGGACTTCGCCGCCCGCTACGGCGGCGACGAGTTCGTGGTGGTCCTGCCCGAGACGGGGCCGGAGGGGGCCATGGCCGTGGCCGCCCGGATCCAGCAGCGCCTGGCCGAACAGACCAGCCCCCTGGCGGCGGGCCTGGGGGCGAGCATCGGGTTGGCGGCGTATCCTGCGCATGCCCGGGACTGGACCGAGCTGCTGCGCCTGGCCGACCAGGCGATGTACGGGGCGAAGCGTCGCGGCAAGGGGCGGGTGGGGTGGTTCGGCCCGCCGGGCCAGCCGGGCGCGACGGCGCCCGTCGGGGAGGAGGGAGAGCCGTGA
- the ytxJ gene encoding bacillithiol system redox-active protein YtxJ: protein MIVPLETVADLERALRDPQPVMIFKHSTACPISARAYRAFRQFVARQPAAARYYLVQVIEQRPLSNEIARRLGVPHASPQVLLWHRGAVRWHASHGAITERALATALAAVRAPRRI, encoded by the coding sequence GTGATCGTCCCCCTGGAGACGGTGGCCGACCTGGAGCGGGCCCTGCGGGATCCGCAGCCGGTGATGATCTTCAAGCACAGCACCGCGTGTCCCATCAGCGCCAGAGCCTACCGCGCCTTCCGCCAGTTCGTCGCCCGGCAGCCGGCGGCGGCGCGGTACTACCTGGTCCAGGTCATCGAGCAGCGGCCCTTGTCCAACGAGATCGCCCGGCGCCTCGGCGTTCCCCACGCCTCCCCCCAGGTGCTGCTGTGGCACCGGGGGGCCGTGCGGTGGCACGCTTCCCACGGTGCCATCACCGAACGGGCCCTGGCCACGGCCCTGGCGGCGGTAAGGGCGCCAAGAAGGATATGA
- a CDS encoding SDR family oxidoreductase: MRPLELGLQGKVALVTAASQGLGRAIAGQLAEEGMHVAMCSRSAERVREAAAEVARRAAGRDGRVEAWEADVAVPEQVEDLARRVEQAFGRLDVLVCNAGGPPPGDFFDVTEADWEKAFQQNLMSVVRLVRACVPLMERSGGGTIVTITSTSIKVPLPRLILSNVMRAGVYALVKSLVPELAARNIRIHTVAPGRIDTGRVRSLDEDLARHTGRSVEEVRQGFYRQIPLGRYGEPEEFARVVAFLVSDAARYLTGQAVFVDGGMMRAL, from the coding sequence GTGCGGCCTTTGGAGCTGGGGTTGCAGGGCAAGGTGGCGCTGGTGACGGCGGCCAGCCAGGGCCTGGGCCGGGCCATCGCCGGCCAGCTGGCGGAAGAGGGCATGCACGTGGCGATGTGCAGCCGCTCGGCCGAGCGGGTCCGGGAGGCGGCGGCGGAGGTGGCCCGGCGCGCCGCCGGCCGGGACGGGCGGGTGGAGGCCTGGGAGGCCGACGTGGCCGTCCCCGAGCAGGTCGAGGACCTGGCCCGCCGGGTCGAACAGGCCTTCGGCCGGCTGGACGTGCTGGTCTGCAACGCCGGCGGCCCGCCGCCGGGGGACTTCTTCGACGTCACCGAGGCCGACTGGGAGAAGGCGTTCCAGCAGAACCTGATGTCGGTGGTGCGGCTGGTGCGGGCCTGCGTCCCCTTGATGGAGCGGTCCGGGGGCGGCACCATCGTCACCATCACCTCCACCTCCATCAAGGTGCCGCTGCCCCGGCTGATCCTGTCCAACGTGATGCGGGCCGGCGTCTATGCCCTGGTCAAGAGCCTGGTGCCCGAACTGGCGGCCCGCAACATCCGCATCCACACCGTGGCGCCCGGCCGGATTGACACGGGGCGGGTGCGCAGCCTGGACGAGGACCTGGCGCGCCACACGGGCCGCAGCGTGGAGGAGGTCCGCCAGGGCTTCTACCGGCAGATCCCCCTGGGCCGGTACGGAGAGCCCGAGGAGTTCGCCCGGGTGGTGGCCTTCCTGGTCTCCGACGCGGCCCGCTACCTGACGGGGCAGGCGGTGTTCGTCGACGGCGGGATGATGCGGGCGCTTTAG
- a CDS encoding ZIP family metal transporter, giving the protein MNGPAWGEAALWAFLAASSGFLGCLGGLFLPLGRKILAAVMAFGAGALLGAVAFDVVPSARGRGGPGPAVAGFLAGALIFTLVDFALDRRGAAGRKHSGVEPAPPPRPTAAAGPGAGAAANPRGERAADPGVGAVAPPQAATGTGPGAGAASGPRGSGLAAATGPRAGAAWAILAGAVLDGIPEAFALGVDLYAGHGISLALVAGIFLSTLPEGLSGSVGMKRAGYSGRFIALLWAAVAVVAAPAAAAGFVLAERLAGVTEAVILALAGGGVVAMAADTLTPEAYREGGNVVGLITALGMILSFILAG; this is encoded by the coding sequence GTGAACGGTCCGGCATGGGGCGAGGCGGCCCTGTGGGCGTTCCTGGCAGCCAGCAGCGGCTTTCTGGGCTGCCTGGGCGGCCTGTTCCTGCCGCTGGGGAGAAAGATCCTGGCCGCGGTCATGGCCTTCGGCGCCGGGGCCCTGCTGGGTGCCGTCGCCTTCGACGTGGTGCCCAGTGCCCGTGGGCGGGGTGGCCCGGGGCCGGCGGTGGCCGGGTTCCTGGCCGGTGCGCTGATCTTCACCCTGGTGGACTTCGCCCTCGACCGCCGGGGAGCGGCGGGGCGCAAGCACAGCGGGGTCGAACCGGCGCCTCCGCCACGGCCGACGGCGGCGGCGGGCCCGGGGGCGGGCGCCGCCGCGAATCCGCGGGGGGAGAGGGCGGCGGACCCGGGGGTGGGCGCGGTGGCCCCTCCGCAGGCGGCCACGGGAACGGGCCCAGGGGCGGGGGCGGCCTCCGGCCCGCGGGGCTCGGGGCTGGCCGCGGCCACCGGCCCGCGGGCGGGTGCAGCGTGGGCCATCCTGGCCGGGGCGGTGCTGGACGGCATCCCCGAAGCCTTTGCGCTGGGCGTCGACCTCTACGCCGGCCACGGCATCAGCCTGGCGCTGGTGGCCGGCATCTTCCTGAGCACCTTGCCGGAAGGCCTGTCGGGTTCCGTGGGGATGAAGCGGGCCGGGTACAGCGGGCGCTTCATCGCGCTGCTGTGGGCCGCCGTGGCCGTGGTCGCCGCGCCCGCGGCGGCGGCCGGGTTCGTCCTGGCGGAGCGGCTGGCGGGGGTCACCGAGGCGGTGATCCTCGCCCTGGCAGGAGGCGGCGTGGTGGCCATGGCGGCCGACACCCTGACCCCGGAAGCCTACCGGGAAGGCGGCAACGTGGTCGGCCTGATCACGGCCCTGGGGATGATCTTGAGTTTCATCCTGGCCGGGTAG
- a CDS encoding alanine/glycine:cation symporter family protein, giving the protein MEGFWGTLAALLSAASDFVWGPPMLVLIVGTGLFLTIRLRGLQFRELGYALRLAFSRRQDQGSEGDVNHFQALMTALAATVGTGNIAGVAAAVTLGGPGAVFWMWVTALVGMATKYAEAILAVTYRVRNARGEMAGGPMYALERGLGQKWLAVMFALSGAIAGFGIGNTVQAYEVANNIQQYWGVPSWITGLVMAVLTGLVILGGIKSIGRVTAVLVPFMALFYVIGGLIILARHLDAVPGAIALILSHAFTGEAVGGGVVGAGVREAIRWGVARGVFSNEAGLGSAPIAAAAAKTDIPARQALVSMTGTFIDTVVVCSVTGLVLVATGMWQQADPQTLTGAQLTTRAFEVGLPGPGGLIVVVGLILFAYSTILGWAYYGEKCFEYLFGTRAITVYRAVWTVAVFAGSVATFGMVWDFADVMNGLMAVPNLISLLALSGVVVRETERFFATGRQVVPGSGQQAVAPGTGD; this is encoded by the coding sequence GTGGAGGGGTTTTGGGGAACCCTGGCGGCCCTCCTCAGCGCCGCCAGCGACTTCGTGTGGGGACCGCCGATGCTGGTCCTCATCGTCGGTACGGGCCTGTTCCTCACGATCCGCTTGCGGGGCTTGCAGTTCCGTGAGCTGGGATATGCCTTGCGCCTGGCCTTCAGCCGCCGGCAGGACCAGGGTTCGGAGGGCGACGTCAACCACTTCCAGGCGCTGATGACGGCGCTGGCGGCCACGGTGGGCACGGGCAACATCGCCGGCGTGGCGGCCGCGGTGACCCTGGGCGGCCCGGGTGCCGTGTTCTGGATGTGGGTGACGGCGCTGGTCGGCATGGCCACCAAGTACGCCGAGGCGATCCTGGCCGTCACCTACCGGGTGCGCAACGCCCGCGGCGAGATGGCGGGGGGGCCCATGTACGCCCTGGAGCGCGGGCTCGGGCAGAAGTGGCTGGCCGTGATGTTCGCCCTCTCCGGGGCCATCGCCGGCTTCGGCATCGGCAACACGGTGCAGGCCTACGAGGTGGCCAACAACATCCAGCAATACTGGGGCGTCCCCAGCTGGATCACGGGCCTGGTGATGGCGGTCCTGACGGGGCTGGTGATCCTCGGAGGGATCAAGTCCATCGGCCGGGTGACCGCCGTGCTGGTGCCCTTCATGGCGCTGTTCTACGTCATCGGCGGCCTGATCATCCTGGCGCGGCACCTCGACGCCGTGCCGGGCGCCATCGCGCTGATCTTGAGCCACGCGTTCACCGGGGAGGCGGTGGGCGGCGGCGTGGTGGGGGCCGGCGTGCGGGAGGCCATCCGCTGGGGCGTGGCCCGCGGCGTCTTCTCCAATGAGGCCGGTCTCGGCAGCGCGCCCATCGCCGCGGCCGCCGCCAAGACCGACATCCCCGCCCGCCAGGCCCTGGTCTCCATGACCGGAACCTTCATCGATACCGTCGTGGTGTGCTCCGTCACCGGGCTGGTCCTGGTGGCCACGGGCATGTGGCAGCAGGCGGATCCCCAGACCCTGACGGGGGCGCAGCTGACCACCCGGGCGTTCGAGGTGGGCCTGCCGGGCCCCGGCGGGTTGATCGTGGTCGTCGGGCTCATCCTCTTCGCCTATTCCACCATCCTGGGCTGGGCGTACTACGGCGAGAAGTGCTTCGAGTACCTGTTCGGCACGCGCGCCATCACCGTGTACCGGGCTGTGTGGACGGTGGCGGTGTTCGCCGGCTCCGTGGCCACCTTCGGGATGGTCTGGGACTTCGCCGATGTGATGAACGGGCTCATGGCCGTGCCGAACCTCATCAGCCTGCTGGCCTTGAGCGGCGTGGTGGTGCGCGAGACCGAGCGCTTCTTCGCGACGGGCCGTCAGGTGGTGCCCGGATCCGGCCAGCAGGCGGTGGCGCCGGGAACCGGCGACTGA